One part of the Pristiophorus japonicus isolate sPriJap1 chromosome 21, sPriJap1.hap1, whole genome shotgun sequence genome encodes these proteins:
- the LOC139234065 gene encoding creatine kinase U-type, mitochondrial-like → MASTFSRIFSSRKTSSILTLVGAGSLATGLLLTRQYVKAGSEQRKLYPASADYPDLRKHNNCMSSCLTPGIYAKLRDKTTSSGWTLDQCIQTGVDNPGHPFIKTVGMVAGDEESYEVFADIFDPVIMERHNGYDPKTMKHPTDLDASKIRNGQFDDHYVLSSRVRTGRSIRGLSMPPCCTRAERREVERVTIEALAGLQGDLAGKYYSLSSMTDKEQQQLINDHFLFDKPVSPLLTSAGMARDWPDARGIWHNNEKTFLIWVNEEDHTRVISMEKGGNMKRVFEKFCRGLKEVERLITEKGWEFMWNERLGYILACPSNLGTGLRAGVHIKLPMLSKDPRFPKVLENLRLQKRGTGGVDTAAVGSVFDISNLDRLGKSEVELVQMVVDGVNYLIECEKRLQKGQDIKIPPPHSQPRR, encoded by the exons ATGGCCAGCACCTTCTCCCGGATCTTCAGCAGCAGGAAAACCAGCAGCATCCTGACCCTGGTGGGAGCCGGCTCCCTGGCGACGGGATTGCTGCTCACCAGGCAATATGTGAAGGCGGGGAGCGAGCAGCGCAAACTCTACCCCGCCAG TGCTGACTACCCCGACCTTCGAAAGCACAATAACTGCATGTCATCCTGCCTGACCCCTGGAATTTATGCCAAACTTCGGGATAAGACAACATCCAGTGGCTGGACCCTGGATCAGTGCATCCAGACTGGAGTGGACAACCCAGGGCACCCCTTCATCAAGACCGTGGGCATGGTAGCTGGAGACGAAGAGTCCTATGAG GTCTTTGCCGACATATTTGACCCTGTGATCATGGAACGGCACAATGGATATGACCCGAAGACCATGAAACACCCAACAGACCTGGATGCAAGTAAG ATCAGGAACGGGCAGTTTGATGACCATTATGTCCTCTCCTCGCGTGTGAGAACGGGTCGTAGCATCCGCGGGCTCAGTATGCCCCCCTGCTGCACGCGGGCcgagaggagagaggtggagagggtgaCCATTGAGGCCTTGGCCGGATTACAGGGGGACCTCGCGGGAAAATACTATAGTCTGTCCAGCATGACCGACAAGGAACAGCAGCAACTCATTAAC GATCACTTCTTGTTTGACAAACCAGTGTCGCCTTTGCTGACTTCCGCAGGGATGGCCAGGGATTGGCCGGATGCCCGTGGGATCTG GCACAACAACGAGAAGACCTTCCTGATCTGGGTCAACGAGGAAGACCACACTCGGGTCATCTCCATGGAGAAGGGTGGTAACATGAAGAGGGTGTTTGAGAAATTCTGTCGTGGCCTGAAAGAG GTTGAGAGACTGATCACGGAGAAAGGCTGGGAGTTTATGTGGAACGAGAGACTTGGCTACATCCTGGCCTGCCCGTCGAACCTGGGCACGGGGCTCCGAGCCGGAGTACACATCAAACTACCCATGCTCAGCAAG GATCCTCGCTTCCCGAAGGTGCTGGAGAACCTGCGCCTACAGAAACGTGGGACGGGGGGTGTGGACACTGCGGCTGTGGGGAGCGTGTTCGATATCTCCAACCTGGACCGGCTGGGAAAATCCGAG GTGGAACTGGTGCAGATGGTGGTTGATGGAGTGAACTATTTGATCGAGTGCGAAAAGCGACTCCAGAAAGGGCAGGACATCAAGATCCCACCGCCCCACAGCCAGCCCCGACGCTAA